In one Scomber japonicus isolate fScoJap1 chromosome 6, fScoJap1.pri, whole genome shotgun sequence genomic region, the following are encoded:
- the pde9ac gene encoding high affinity cGMP-specific 3',5'-cyclic phosphodiesterase 9A, protein MGSSSSSYAPKTIYLDVDGKVQKVVFSRYCSPCDIKELLCSSSNIPRNTAIMMMDPEGALVSIDPTMPTNSPNSLYKVVPLSTGQLGEKEDMFQNVLSQVAEQFSRAFRINELKTEVTNRLAMLEKRVELEGLKVVEIEKCKNDLRKLRDEMTSRGGGRVNCPCKYNFSDDGKKVTPRRDVPNYPKYTLSQETIEALKKPTFDVWHWEHNEMLSCLEYMYHDLGLVKEFNMNPITLKRWLLAIQENYRNNPFHNFRHCFCVSQMMYGMIHLCNLQEKLTLTDMGILMTAAVCHDLDHPGYNNTYQINARTELAVRYNDISPLENHHCAVAFQILSLPECNIFANVDPEAFKQIRQAIITLILATDMARHGEILDSFKQKVDNFDFTNEEHVTCLKMVLIKCCDISNEVRPTEVAEPWVDCLLEEYFMQSDREKSEGLPVAPFMDRDKVTKPTAQIGFIKFVLIPMFETVMKLFPQIEEIMVQPLRDSRDHYEELKQIDDAMTEAQKKKTENMSLGGKKK, encoded by the exons ATgggctccagctcctcctcctatGCCCCAAAAACCATTTATTTGGATGTGGATGGGAAGGTACAAAAG GTGGTGTTCAGTCGGTACTGCAGTCCCTGCGACATCAAGGAGCTTCTGTGTTCCTCATCCAACATTCCCAG GAACACTGCCATCATGATGATGGATCCAGAAGGTGCCTTGGTCTCCATAGATCCCACCATGCCCACCAACTCTCCAAA CTCTCTGTACAAAGTTGTCCCCCTGTCTACTGGTCAACTTGGAG AGAAGGAGGACATGTTTCAGAACGTGTTGTCCCAGGTGGCTGAGCAGTTCAGCAG GGCCTTTCGCATCAATGAGCTGAAGACTGAGGTCACCAACAGGCTAGCCATGTTGGAGAAGAGAGTGGAAC TGGAAGGCCTAAAGGTGGTGGAGATTGAGAAGTGTAAAAATGATCTAAGGAAGTTACGAGATGAGATGACTTCACGAGGCGGTGGCAG AGTAAACTGCCCCTGCAAATACAACTTCTCAGATGATGGGAAGAAGGTCACTCCTCGAAGAGATGTCCCCAATTATCCAAAG TACACACTGTCTCAGGAGACAATTGAGGCACTGAAGAAGCCAACATTTGATGTTTGGCACTGGGAACACAATGAG ATGCTGAGCTGTCTGGAGTATATGTACCATGACTTGGGACTGGTGAAAGAATTCAACATGAACCCCATCACACTAAAACGTTGGCTG TTGGCCATTCAGGAGAACTACCGAAACAACCCTTTCCACAACTTCCGTCACTGCTTCTGCGTGAGTCAGATGATGTATGGCATGATTCACCTCTGCAACCTACAG GAGAAGCTGACTCTCACCGATATGGGCATTTTAATGACAGCTGCAGTGTGTCATGACCTGGACCACCCCGGCTACAACAACAC TTACCAAATCAATGCTCGCACAGAGCTGGCAGTGCGATACAACGACATCTCTCCACTGGAGAACCATCACTGTGCTGTGGCCTTCCAGATCCTCTCTCTTCCTGAGTGCAATATCTTTGCAAATGTGGATCCTGAGGCATTCAAACAGATTCGACAG GCAATTATCACCCTCATTCTTGCCACTGACATGGCCAGACATGGCGAGATTCTGGACTCCTTTAAGCAAAAAGTGGACAACTTTGACTTCACTAATGAAGAGCATGTGACATGT ctgaAGATGGTTTTGATCAAGTGCTGTGATATTTCCAATGAAGTCAGGCCCACTGAGGTAGCCGAGCCATGGGTGGACTGTCTATTGGAGGAGTACTTCATGCAG AGTGATAGGGAGAAGTCTGAGGGTCTCCCTGTGGCCCCCTTCATGGACAGAGATAAAGTCACCAAACCCACTGCTCAGATTGGATTTATCAAGTTTGTCCTCATCCCAATGTTTGAAACTGTCATGAAG CTTTTCCCTCAGATTGAAGAGATCATGGTTCAGCCTTTGAGAGACTCTCGTGACCACTATGAGGAGCTGAAACAGATAGACGATGCCATGACAGAG gcacagaagaaaaaaactgaaaatatgtcaTTAGGCGGGAAGAAGAAGTAA
- the LOC128359940 gene encoding uncharacterized protein LOC128359940: protein MENSSQHEFFQGLRFGGLLRDWLVTGLGGPLPYSELQAPPTPRLFNFYMCLMEDAAAGPRWRNERTGRGIFTTAPFEKGDFLLEYQGQLITHQECERRQRIYHDSLKDFMFKFRFDGKLWCVDAAKEDGTLGRLANDDHVNPNAKMKYIMVEGKPHLCLFAKHSISPGEEITYDYGDSDWPWRYKDDAAGTHGSEMVDKPHDTKMAAGTHDTERVDKPHDTKMAAGTHDTEMVNKPHDTEMAAGSCPDPRNPSRVGKCKNHHLVLTTVATLDKCIQCVGPVSSLKWLGYECKDEIAVSDTETKDSESDSDATGTAFPECETSEAVDAATGSTATEQVHDAADFEAVSSVTSTVNETVPLSEGQDAGQEHESRRVPKKVWSKAEVAAVMQHFRCHICKGKLATKNECSHCKLVEGPALAQRTVQNIRDFVRNRGIAGKRQSQKQKL, encoded by the exons ATGGAGAATTCCTCACAGCATGAGTTCTTCCAGGGGTTGAG ATTTGGCGGGCTTCTTCGTGATTGGCTGGTTACAGGTTTGGGCGGACCCCTCCCCTACTCTGAGCTCCAAGCCCCGCCCACACCTCGGCTCTTTaatttttacatgtgtttaatggaggatgctgctgctgggcCCCGCTGGAGGAACGAACGGACAG GTCGTGGGATCTTCACTACTGCCCCATTCGAAAAAGGGGACTTCCTACTAGAGTACCAAGGTCAACTCATTACCCATCAGGAAtgtgagaggaggcagaggatcTACCATGACAGCCTTAAGGACTTCATGTTCAAGTTCCGTTTTGATGGAAAACTCTGGTG TGTTGATGCGGCTAAAGAGGACGGGACCTTGGGCAGACTGGCCAACGATGACCATGTAAACCCGAATGCAAAGATGAAGTACATTATGGTTGAAGGAAAGCCCCATCTGTGCTTGTTTGCAAAACATAGTATAAGCCCTGGAGAGGAGATCACATATGATTATGGTGATTCAGACTGGCCATGGAGATATAAG gaTGATGCTGCAGGGACCCATGGCAGTGAAATGGTGGACAAGCCCCATGACACTAAGATGGCAGCAGGGACCCATGACACTGAGAGGGTGGACAAGCCCCATGACACTAAGATGGCAGCAGGGACCCATGACACTGAGATGGTGAACAAGCCCCATGACACTGAGATGGCTGCAGGGTCATGTCCAGATCCAAGGAATCCCAGCAGGGTTGGAAAG TGTAAAAATCATCACCTTGTGCTCACAACAGTAGCCACCCTGGATAAGTGCATTCAGTGTGTGGGACCTGTATCATCGTTGAAGTGGTTAGGCTATGAATGCAAAG ATGAAATCGCAGTAAGTGACACTGAGACCAAGGACAGTGAGAGTGATTCTGATGCCACTGGCACAGCATTCCCAGAGTGTGAAACTAGTGAGGCTGTGGACGCTGCAACAGGCTCTACAGCCACGGAGCAGGTCCATGATGCTGCAGATTTTG AAGCAGTGTCATCAGTGACCTCCACCGTGAATGAGACTGTCCCTCTCTCTGAAG GACAAGATGCTGGTCAAGAACATGAGTCCAGAAGAGTGCCAAAGAAAGTGTGGTCTAAGGCTGAGGTTGCTGCAGTAATGCAGCATTTCAGATGTCACATTTGTAAAGGAAAACTGGCCACCAAAAACGAATGTAGTCATTGCAAGCTGGTAGAAGGCCCTGCATTAGCACAAAGAACAGTGCAAAATATACGGGACTTTGTCAGAAACAGAGGAATAGCTGGAAAAAGACAGTCACAGAAACAGAAGCTATAA